In the Fusarium falciforme chromosome 6, complete sequence genome, TCTTGATATTACATGCCTCTACACCGAAACTGGATTATTCTTTGAAGCACAATAAATGTACTCTAGGCCAGAATTCATTCTCCATCTGCTTCGGCAGCTGTCTCAATCAGGTAGTTACGTAGCTCCAAGCTAAACCCACctgctccatccatcccgccACCATGATGGCCTTTTTTTCTCCAAGCTCCGACGGATCCCGGCCGGCTCATGTCACGCTCGCTGGTTCCCGTTGAAGGTGGAATTGAATGGGGAGGCCAAGATGCCCATCTCGATCTGACAAAGCATGGCCAGATTCTTtacttctttcttcttctctcgctTCTCCCTGAAACGAATCCACAGTCCATCATGGGATATCACAACACGCCGTCGTCGGAGCCGCCGTTTGCTTGGTGCCTTGATTTTCAGGAACAGCCggaagccaaggccatcacAGATTGACAGAAAGAGTACCTTGCATCACAAAACACTCACCTGttcaacaacaccagcatATATCCGGCTAACGCATAAGCAAGCGAACCCTTGAGCTCGATACGAGTCCGTTCTAGGAAATCTCCTTACGACTTCGTTACTATGGGGATGATATGAGCATCGCCTTGGCCAGAGCGAGATGCTTCTCAGATCAGGGAAAACAGCGCACAGAGGCCACGGACGACATGCACTCGCCATTCCAAGAGATTTCTGCGCATTTGTGCCAGCATATGTCAACGTCCTTTCTATTGACCGTGGACCAGCTCTGCGCACAGGCGTGAGGAACCGCGAAACCTAATCAAAACGACCACATCAGGTGTCCTCGAAATGGTCGCCTCCCCCCACTCCTTGGCTCTCAAAGACAAGCTCGATGCTAGAAATGCTTCGGTTTCAAGACGGCCTAAGCCGAAATTTGTCGCTCTCATTCTCAGGGCAAACCCTGAAAAGTGGCTGGACTTGACTTCAGGTTACTCGGGAGAAGCCAGGCCATTGACTCGACGACGTCGAGAGAAACATGAAGCGATTGTGCTCGCTATCCTGGCCGGACCAAAAGAACCAGGAACCTTTCAACCTCACTGTCTACTGATAGCCACTATTGGGACAAGCGTACTACCCAGCGAGCAACGCGCACTCAGCCCGCCCCGGAGACTTCGCACGAGCACTCGAGTTTTATCAGGGGGTCTAAAGCGCCCTTCCACTTGGCTTGACCTTTGAGCCATCCACTACCGATGTACTCAACCAAAAGATGGATTTGCTTGTTAAAGTCCAATCAGGGTATATTTGTGGTAGATGCGGTCAGCAATCCTCCGTCCCGGACAGCTTTGGCTCGCACCCGAGGATGGCTTGCTCCTCACAGCTTGACGGACCTGTTGACTTCGAGCCAAAGTTGGACTAGTACGATGATCACAGATCGAAACCGCTGAAACCCTCCTAAATGCCGCCAATAATGTGTAGACATCAACTTGCGCAACTTGTCACCCTCGACAGTTCTTTGATAGCCATGGGGCTTTTCGCACAAGGTAAATTGCGATGGATCGATGAGACTTATATCACACTTGAGAGACAGTCCCGATTATGATGGTCATGAGTTTCTCAAGCTTTGCTATCAGGGTCTGAAAATGACCTCTCCTTCCCTCTGCTATCCAATATCTCGGACGGGCGTTACCAGCTATCCTCTTAGAAAAGTGAATCCAGTCTTGTTGTAAAACCCCAGCTTTGATGATACCTTCGCTTCCGCTCGGTAGCATTTCTACAGATCGTAGCTTTATTGCATTCCtgcttatatatttattggAATATCTTGCTTCTTTACAATACCCTAGCCCCGTGTAGTTGGATCTAGACTTCAAACAGCGATAGAGACATTGATTCCGTGCGACGTCGGTGCCCCCAAAATCCTAAATTTTCATGTAGGGTAGGCCGGGCATCCAACATCAGTACCTCAGGTGTACCTTCAACTTCGAATTGGACGTCGCAAACTACCTAGGCTGGTTTGCATTTCGACAAAATGTAAAGGATCTCTGGGCTAGCTTAAGTTTTGCAAGTTGGTTCAATTCTGTTTTAAAGCAATAAAGCACATCGTTTTGAGGTTGGCATGATCTGTTCACGACGATGTTCAAGCAACTGCTGCCAGTGCTCGGCACTCCTGGGCAGGCCCTACCCCTGGGCAAGCCCTGGTCAGCTGTGACCACGATGATGGCATGGATGGGTGCTGCAGCGAGTggttcttcttcctccaatCATTCTTACTACTGATGTTATTCTAGCTTACTCTTTTATGGTATGGATGCAAAAACTTGCCCTGCAACAGAAGAAACAATCTCAAGGAGATCTGGAGAATAATTTGTTCAAGACCAGCCTGTCGTGGTGTTGAATTGTGCGAACCTGTTTGGCTGGGCAACGTGCCCGCCTGACCAAAGCTCGATTCCCCCGCACACATTTCCCCACTAACGCCGACCCttgctcctctcctctcctcaatCAACcttgcttgaccttgaccttgggtgGAGTTGGGCGCTCCAATCTTGAACCTCTATTCAGCCCACTCGAGACGTCCTCGTCCCCGTCTCTATCTTAATCCTGGTGTCGTTTTCATCTTGAGCGCGTCAAGCATCGCGCAGCTTCATCCCAGAAGAATCATGCCGTCCTCAGCGCAGGGCCCGCCTCGACGCAAGCACGTCACCACTGCTTGCGTGCCATGTCGCGagagcaaggtcaaggtgaGTTCCTTGCTGGATATCAGAAGCAGTTTGACGACGGTAAATCGTGGCCATGAATCAACTAACTTCCCCAGTGCGATGGAGCCTCCCCCATCTGCTCCAACTGcaaaaacaaaaacaagGATTGCCGATACCAAGCAGGTGATGACAAGCGCAAGTCAGTCATGATCCCGCTGTCGCATTCAATCATGCTCACTCTCTTATGCACAGACTCTCTCTCCGCGTTGCCATCGAGCTTCTCTCTGGACGCATCGAGCAGCTGTGCAATTTCATCGGCGAGAATTCGCTTGAGCCTCCACCCATGCCCAAGGAGGAACAGGAGGCTCTCATCAAGGTACTTGGCCATCTAAAACTGACGCACACATTTGCCAGCAAAGATGCTGCGAGGGCACCATCAAATGGCACCGCTTCTCCTCGCCAATCACCAGGCCAAAATCAACCAAACGCGAATGCAGCGATGGAGTCACTTCCCCCGCCCCCGGCGCCTTTGCCGGTCTGGGATAGAGTTGATGATAGTGCACAAGTTGCCGTCATCACTCAGCCTGATTTGATGGCACCTCCACACGCTATAGGGGACTTGGATGGCCTGGACGTTATCAGACGCCCGACTCCAGATGACCATGCCTCATGCTCTCTGGCAGTCAACCcgccttcttggacttggggcAATCCTGAAGACCCAAACTTCAACTTCCAGCCCCCGTTTGCCCTAGACTCGGGAACCATAGGCGGCATGCTTCCGTTCCCGACTCCCGGGTCGGGCGAGCACCACTCGATCAAACTGCCTAGTGGCCCGGGATCCGACGAGGCAATCAGTGACACAGAAAGCACCGAGGTACTCGTTGACCAGCTTTCCGATCGCATCGGGTCCCTGCAAATAGGACCCGGGGGACAGGTGCGATACTACGGGCCCACATCTAACTTCAATCTTGTCGAGATGCCCGCGCCTGACAATCTTACTATTCATCGCACTGTTCGAAACAACGGGCAAGAATACCTCGACCGTCTTGGCATCGGCAAGTCTGTGCCCGCTGACCTCGAGGAGCATCTGGTCAACCTCTACTTTACTTGGCAAGATGCAGCTTTCCATGTTGTGAACCGAGCCATGTTTGAGGAAGCGAGGATCAACTGGCGCGACAGCAAGGAAGACACTCAATACTATTCAGAGGCGTTGCTCAACTCAATGTGAGTCTATTTCTCGACACTTTAATTCAGGTGGCTGACATTGGTGGAGATGTTCCTTAGGTGCTGCCTTTGAATCGCGACACCATCCAACATTTGTCACATTTCCCAAATCCTTGTCCGACTTCTTTGCCGACAGGGCCAAGGCGCTTCTTGAAATCGAACTGGACTGTCCCTGCTTGGCGACGGTGCAGGCCATGGTGGTCCTCAGCAGCCACGACATCGGCTGCAAACGAGATGCGAGGGGTTGGCTCTATAGCGGTAAGTGAGCTCTAGGTGAAAACGAGCCAGTACTGACTAGTTGAAGGGATGGCCATGAGACTGGCTTTTGATATGGCTCTTCATGTCGACTTGAGTCCGTATGTGGCGAAGAAAGCCGTCACTCAGGCGTCTGCGGATCTGCGTCGCGACATTTTCTGGGCAGCGTATACTGTAGACCAGTAAGTACCTCGTCTATATTCGGCGGCTCTTCTCTAATGTTTCGCAGCATGTGGGGATTCTATCTTGGGCGCCCGTTCCGCATTAACATGGAGGACGTCACTGTTGCCAAGCCTGTCGGAGACGTCAGACCTGAGAGAGCTGGACAGTGGATTCCATATGTCTCGAAAAAGTCCTTCGATGAGCTCACCCCTCTACCAGACTACACGGATGAGCTACATCGACAAAGGACCCTCCTCAGTGACATAATGGTTCCTCTCGGATATGCTCTGTGAGTTCGGCGCAGTGGTAGTCTGGATTCAACATCACTGACCTGGACATAGATATGGAAGCAGAAAGATACCGGCTGCTACTCTGCAAGAAATGAATGTTCGGACGGTGGAAGAGCTACTCAACTGGCGGGCTGACTTACCCACTGTACTCCAAGTCGATCTCGATGACCGCGAGACGCCATACCTCCCACACGTCATCCTACTACAGTCAGTATACTGTTCATACATATTAGACACTGCTAAAATTGGTACAGCATGCAATATCACCAGAATATCATACACGCTCACCGCCCATGGATGTCACGAACTTACGTGCAACCGTTCCCTCCACAGGGCCCTGGGGCGGCACATGCACGCATGATGTGTGTAGAATCCGCGTACGCCATTGCCAAACTCCTCCAGCTCTACGAGATACGCTATGCACTCCGCCGCATGAACATTCAAGGCGTCGGCATCGCATGCTCAGCGGCTTTGCTGCTCATCTTTGCCTCCGTGACAAACTATCAACGCCAAGGGGAAAATGAGATTGGTCTCCATCTAAGTGCCTGCTTCAGAGCACTAGATGAGCTGGGAGCTACATGGGAGAGCGCCAAGAGGGCCAGAGACTTTCTCGTTCTGTTGCAGCGGCAGTGGGAGCTTCACGGACGGACGACAAGAGCACGACGAACCTCACCAACCGCAGCAGCAGACTCTGCTCCTCGAAAGCGGACACGGACCTCACTTGATAACGGCCAACTTCACGGCGTATCACCGTCTCACGTATCACCGCCTCAGCTTCGACAGGGGCTGCTGGGACAAACGGGCCCTGCTGATATTGAGATGGGGCTTGACCTGGACTGGATCTTCACGGGAGATGTGTATCCCATACCTCAAGGTCCAATGACGAATCCGTGAGGTTGAGGATATCTTGAGCATGACGCAGAGGGGTCAATATCAAGCGGGGCCTCGCCCTGCCAGTCAAGTCTACCACCGTGCTTCTTGCATGGCATATAGCATTGTCACAGCCATCCATGAGGAGGCTCAGTACCGTTGAGACAGGATCACCGAAGACGATTGCCCAGTTCTGCAGCTCGGACAAGGCACAACCTGGGAATTCTTTTCCCGCCCTGAACGAGTATAATTGTGTCCGGTCATGGGTCAGTACAACGGCAACGACCAGTATCATACGCTTCCCTCGAGCACCGTGCTTGCATCAACCCAGCTAGCATACACTCCAGCCACGAAATACCCAGAACATACCTCGAACCTCTTTGTCATCTACTGTCGCCAGAGACTCGCCCAAAGCTACGGCACGATTCGGCTCAAGAGCTCATCTGCAACACCTCGACGAGTGCCATAAGACACCCTGGGAGGCTTACAGCTAGTCCCTCGCGTTGCATCACATCAGTCGCTTTGACTATTTCAAAAAAGGGACTTGCGGCGTCTTGCTTCAAATTTTCAGTCGCTTCTTCGGATGCCTTGATCAAGAGGCGGCTGGGGCAGTGGCCGACACTGCATATTTTTCTTCGACCAGCAGGCCTCTGGGCCAACCCCGGATTCGGAGGCCTCAACACTTTTGAGGGTCGGCCTTTGGCCCCAGAACCCTTCCTCAAGGGCCGGCCCTCGACCCGGATCCTCTGTGTGGTTGGCCCCTTTCTTGTTTCTGTCATCAATGACGTCTCTGAAAGgggccatcagccacaataaCAAATGGCACAGTTATCAATACATGACGGCATCAAAACCCAATGCCGTAACCGGGGATTTCTCGCCCTATGACCTCTTCTGGAATCCCTGGTATTTAACCTATTCCCCGAATCGACATCACCCACGATGTCATCGGGTCTTCTGGCCTAGTTATGCTATCAAGgaccgggcttcaactataacaaagaacacattatcaacacatcatagcatcatatcccaatgctaacacagtggccttgGCATCACCCACGATGTCATCGTGGAGCAGGATGAGGCTCTCCCTGCGAACCCTGCCGGCGCCAGTGGCTGGTGGTGACGGCGCTGTCAAGTATCTATCTATCTAtcggctcagttatcccaccAAGGGCCGGccttcaactataacaaagaacacaataaCGACGCTACCAACAAGGCCACCACTACCACTGCCGCTGAGGTAGGCTCCTGGGGATATAAAGTATGAGAAGATTATCGGAAAACAAGGAGGTCGCACTCTTTCCATTCCCACCAGGAGATGGGCTGCTTCAACCCTCGGCGGCCCCTGAAAGTCCATACCCAGAAGGGCTGGTCTTCCGCCATCCCCCACCTTCATCGAGGCAGCAAATACCTGCAGCCCGACCTGCTCCATGCTCCAGGGGGCAAGGGCGAGAGGGAATGCACTGGAGATGCCCTTGTGGTTGATCATCGCATGGCCTATTTTGAAGATGTCGTTGATGAGTCGAGCATCAAAAAGTTGCCTCGGTTGGCCAGCCAATACTAGCCCGTGGCGGAAAGAACGACACCCTAAGAGACTCAGTCTCCATGGTACCCCTTCTTGGGGTGGAGGATGGAAGATTTCATCCAGGTGTCCCCGACTTCATGGGGTTGGCTCGGTCCCGCCTCAGTCGTTATGAGGGGAGCAAGTGTGCATGGCTCCAACTGAGATGATATCGGAGTGAAAAGTTTCAATGGTTCCTCCTTGGTGGGAAAGGGGGATGGGTTTCCATGATACCCCTTTTTGGGGCCCCAGAGAAGCAAACATCACACTGGTGTTTGCTTCTTGGGGTGCATCATGTGTGCCGTGCATATCAACTGAGTCCAACAACCAGGGAAGCAAGCATCATATTGGTGTTCCGAGGGCCTTCGACGCATTCGACATGGCGGAACGAGTCTCAATGATACCCCTTCTCTGGGGTGCGTCATGCATGCCTTGAGCCAAGGGAATCTGATAAGAATGAGAAACGTTTATTTCGAAGCACACAACATGGGCATGATATGAACTCAGTCGCTCCGTTTCGATGTTCCCGAAGCTTTCATCTTCCTTTCTCAGCCGGCATATCAACTGGAAGGACCCGGAAGATAGCCCAGAGAAGCAAACATCACATTGTTGTCTGCTCTTGGCTCGTGTCTATACTCGCCAATATCGCTAGCTCGTCAAGATCTCGTGTTGGGAAGGGGCCCAGAGAAGCAAACATCACATTGGTGTTTGCTTCTTTGGGGTGCATCGTATCTTGAATCGGTACGAAACGGTAACCTGGGTCCTTGCAACAGCTTTCTTTCCATCATGGTCTTGGTCATGTTCTAGGTCCATCCAAGTCTTTTCGTGGCTTAGCCTAGCCTTGTTCATACGGTTATCGTCTTGCTGATTTCGTCTGGAGGAATCATCTGAAAGGGGGAAGCACAACTTTGACTGTGACATGGGACAGATGCATCGGGGGAATGGTCTAGAGAGGAGCAAGACCGAGGTCAAGACACAGGCCAATGGTGCCACGGCTCCAGATAGCCAagacaagaggaggaaaagacggcgaggataaaaaaaatttaaaagaTTTCTTACATCTGTCAGCTTTGCCGTGATCAACTCTCAGCGCTAAGCCTCGATCGAGAGCCATGTAAATAAAATGTCAATGTATGCTCCTATTGCTACTCGTGGCTATGTGATGCAATTTACCCATACCTCTGCCACTGATGCCATGCTTATGCAGTTGAAATGACCCTAGTTATACAGACTCCCCATGAAAAGCACTATCCGCCAGAGGATGGAAGAATGAACACCGTGAAAGCAACAACTCCTGAACTAAAGGACGCTCAGAAAACAGTGTCACCCCTGTACGCCTTGT is a window encoding:
- a CDS encoding Zn(2)-C6 fungal-type domain-containing protein; translated protein: MPSSAQGPPRRKHVTTACVPCRESKVKCDGASPICSNCKNKNKDCRYQAGDDKRKLSLRVAIELLSGRIEQLCNFIGENSLEPPPMPKEEQEALIKVLGHLKLTHTFASKDAARAPSNGTASPRQSPGQNQPNANAAMESLPPPPAPLPVWDRVDDSAQVAVITQPDLMAPPHAIGDLDGLDVIRRPTPDDHASCSLAVNPPSWTWGNPEDPNFNFQPPFALDSGTIGGMLPFPTPGSGEHHSIKLPSGPGSDEAISDTESTEVLVDQLSDRIGSLQIGPGGQVRYYGPTSNFNLVEMPAPDNLTIHRTVRNNGQEYLDRLGIGKSVPADLEEHLVNLYFTWQDAAFHVVNRAMFEEARINWRDSKEDTQYYSEALLNSICSLGAAFESRHHPTFVTFPKSLSDFFADRAKALLEIELDCPCLATVQAMVVLSSHDIGCKRDARGWLYSGMAMRLAFDMALHVDLSPYVAKKAVTQASADLRRDIFWAAYTVDHMWGFYLGRPFRINMEDVTVAKPVGDVRPERAGQWIPYVSKKSFDELTPLPDYTDELHRQRTLLSDIMVPLGYALYGSRKIPAATLQEMNVRTVEELLNWRADLPTVLQVDLDDRETPYLPHVILLHMQYHQNIIHAHRPWMSRTYVQPFPPQGPGAAHARMMCVESAYAIAKLLQLYEIRYALRRMNIQGVGIACSAALLLIFASVTNYQRQGENEIGLHLSACFRALDELGATWESAKRARDFLVLLQRQWELHGRTTRARRTSPTAAADSAPRKRTRTSLDNGQLHGVSPSHVSPPQLRQGLLGQTGPADIEMGLDLDWIFTGDVYPIPQGPMTNP